From the genome of Candidatus Methylopumilus rimovensis, one region includes:
- the clpA gene encoding ATP-dependent Clp protease ATP-binding subunit ClpA: protein MIAQELEVSLHMAFMDARQKRHELITVEHLLLAMLDNPSAAEVLKACGSNIDTLRNELTQYIDDHTPTISGEDEVDTQPTLGFQRVIQRAMLHVQSSGKKEVNGANVLVAIYGEKDSHAVYFLHQQGVTRLDVVNFIAHGVSKLNEGDTQKTSPEQENDQESPSSKALETYTINLNKMVLAGKIDPLIGRDSEIERVIQTLCRRRKNNPLLVGEAGVGKTAIAEGLAKRIVDKEVPSILENTTIFSLDMGSLLAGTKYRGDFEQRLKSVMKQLNEQKDAILFIDEIHTLIGAGSASGGTLDASNLLKPALSNGSIKCIGATTYQEYRTVFEKDHALTRRFQKIDVNEPSILDTINILKGLKSRFEKHHNVKYSVTAINSAAELSAKYINDRHLPDKAIDVIDEAGAAQRILPKNKQKKVITNKEIEDIVAKIAKIPPKNISNDDKNALKNLERDLKAVIFGQDKAIENLASAIKMTRSGLGMPNKPIGNFLFSGPTGVGKTEVARQLAYILGIELVRIDMSEYMERHAVSRLIGAPPGYVGFDQGGLLTESVNKQPYCVLLLDEIEKAHPDIFNILLQVMDHGSLTDSNGRKTDFRNVTLIMTTNAGAESLSKTSMGFTQSKKMGDEQAEIKRLFTPEFRNRLDATVSFAPLSHDVILKVVDKFLMQLEDQLHEKKVDATFTDSLKSYLAKNGFDPSMGARPMSRLIQDTIRKALADELLFGKLTNGGNVIIDIDSNDKVKLIFEEENKAILQES from the coding sequence ATGATTGCTCAAGAACTCGAAGTAAGCCTACATATGGCATTTATGGACGCTAGACAAAAGCGTCATGAGCTTATTACGGTTGAACATTTACTTCTCGCTATGCTTGACAATCCCTCAGCAGCCGAAGTACTAAAAGCGTGTGGCTCGAATATTGATACGCTTAGAAATGAATTAACACAATATATCGATGATCATACGCCAACCATATCTGGTGAAGATGAAGTAGACACCCAACCCACACTCGGATTTCAAAGAGTTATTCAAAGAGCGATGCTTCATGTGCAATCTTCTGGCAAAAAAGAAGTAAATGGCGCAAATGTTTTAGTCGCAATATATGGTGAAAAAGATTCACACGCTGTTTATTTTCTTCATCAACAAGGTGTGACTCGACTTGATGTTGTTAATTTTATTGCGCATGGCGTTTCTAAATTAAATGAAGGTGATACACAGAAAACATCTCCCGAACAAGAAAATGATCAAGAATCCCCTTCTTCTAAAGCTCTAGAAACATATACGATCAATCTAAATAAGATGGTATTGGCTGGAAAAATTGACCCGCTTATTGGTCGAGATTCAGAAATTGAACGTGTCATTCAAACATTATGTAGAAGAAGAAAAAATAATCCGCTCTTGGTAGGTGAAGCCGGGGTTGGTAAAACTGCTATTGCCGAAGGACTCGCAAAAAGAATTGTCGACAAAGAAGTTCCTAGTATTTTAGAAAATACCACCATATTCTCTCTCGATATGGGCTCCTTACTTGCAGGCACAAAATATCGTGGAGATTTTGAACAAAGACTTAAATCTGTCATGAAGCAACTGAACGAACAAAAAGATGCTATTTTGTTTATTGATGAAATTCATACCCTTATAGGGGCTGGTTCTGCAAGTGGTGGAACACTTGATGCATCTAATCTTCTTAAGCCGGCGCTATCAAATGGATCTATTAAATGTATCGGCGCAACGACTTACCAGGAATACAGAACAGTCTTTGAGAAAGATCATGCGCTCACAAGAAGATTTCAGAAAATTGATGTTAACGAGCCTAGTATTCTTGATACGATCAATATCCTTAAGGGTCTTAAATCAAGATTTGAAAAACATCATAATGTAAAATATTCTGTTACAGCGATTAATAGTGCTGCGGAACTTTCTGCAAAATATATCAATGATAGACATCTCCCTGACAAAGCTATTGATGTAATTGATGAAGCTGGGGCAGCACAAAGAATACTCCCAAAAAATAAACAAAAAAAAGTTATTACTAATAAAGAAATTGAAGATATCGTGGCGAAGATCGCAAAGATACCTCCAAAAAATATTTCTAATGACGACAAAAACGCCCTTAAAAATCTTGAACGAGATCTTAAAGCGGTAATTTTCGGGCAAGATAAAGCAATCGAAAATCTAGCAAGCGCTATCAAGATGACAAGAAGTGGATTAGGTATGCCAAATAAACCGATTGGCAATTTCCTCTTTAGCGGCCCAACAGGCGTTGGAAAAACAGAAGTGGCCCGCCAACTTGCTTATATATTAGGTATTGAACTCGTTCGTATTGATATGAGCGAATATATGGAAAGACATGCTGTATCAAGACTCATCGGCGCTCCTCCAGGGTATGTGGGATTTGACCAAGGCGGGCTCTTGACTGAATCTGTCAACAAACAGCCTTATTGTGTGCTTCTTCTTGATGAAATTGAAAAAGCGCATCCAGATATTTTTAATATCCTTCTTCAAGTGATGGATCACGGTTCTTTAACAGATAGTAACGGTAGAAAAACGGATTTTAGAAATGTCACGCTTATTATGACAACAAATGCTGGAGCAGAGTCCCTCTCAAAAACTTCTATGGGATTTACGCAATCTAAAAAAATGGGCGATGAACAAGCGGAAATCAAACGATTATTTACCCCTGAGTTTAGAAATAGACTTGATGCAACGGTATCATTTGCGCCACTCAGTCATGACGTCATTTTAAAAGTTGTCGACAAATTCCTAATGCAGCTCGAAGATCAACTCCATGAGAAAAAAGTGGATGCAACTTTCACAGATTCACTTAAATCATATTTAGCTAAAAATGGTTTTGATCCGAGTATGGGCGCAAGACCGATGTCACGCCTCATTCAAGATACAATCAGAAAAGCGCTTGCGGATGAGCTACTTTTCGGAAAGTTAACCAATGGTGGCAATGTAATCATTGATATTGATAGTAATGATAAAGTGAAATTAATTTTTGAAGAGGAAAATAAAGCCATCCTTCAAGAGTCTTAA
- the clpS gene encoding ATP-dependent Clp protease adapter ClpS, whose protein sequence is MPKINATEDIKLSPKKAKTKLPSMYKVIILNDDFTPMEFVVNTIQRFFNKSVDEATRIMLKIHTEGLGVCGIFPVDIAETKMNQVLNYAKEHQHPLQCIIERID, encoded by the coding sequence ATGCCAAAAATAAATGCAACTGAAGACATAAAGCTTAGTCCAAAAAAAGCTAAGACTAAACTTCCTAGTATGTACAAAGTGATCATACTAAATGATGACTTTACGCCCATGGAATTCGTAGTAAATACGATTCAACGTTTTTTTAATAAAAGTGTTGATGAGGCCACTCGTATAATGTTAAAAATACATACAGAGGGATTAGGTGTATGTGGAATTTTCCCTGTAGATATTGCCGAAACAAAAATGAATCAAGTGCTAAACTATGCGAAAGAACATCAGCATCCTTTGCAATGTATTATTGAAAGAATTGATTAA
- a CDS encoding HlyC/CorC family transporter, translated as MNTLSISYQFVILIALVAISAFFSLAETSLMTLNRYRLKHLVSQGNHAAKLTHKLLSSTDKLLGVILLCKEFANAASAMFVTVITVRLYGEGQIALMVGTLVTTFLILIFGEISPKVIAASKPERFAFFSSYVLYPLLKILYPIVILVNFFVLTFVKIFNVKIDFNNNLHAISMDELRSIISEAGQFIPNQHRKILLNLFELERITVDDIMIPHTSVESIDFDLTDEEVIQKLLTFQHSRILVKKNSPESILGLLNTQKIIKQLNLHDALNKITKDDLKTLISEPYFIPSGTPLYTQMQHFQDKQERVGLIVNEHGEFIGLLSLEDILEEIVGEFNLDFLSKSSKFSQDQDGGWIVDGSVAIRTLNKKLNLQFPIDGPKTLNGLVLEYFEDIPEPNTSFKIANHTLEILQSHDRIVKSIKIYPIS; from the coding sequence TTGAACACCCTTTCCATTAGTTATCAATTTGTCATTCTTATAGCTTTAGTTGCTATATCAGCATTTTTCTCGCTTGCTGAAACAAGCTTAATGACACTCAATCGTTATAGATTAAAACATCTGGTATCCCAGGGTAATCATGCAGCAAAACTTACTCACAAACTTCTCTCTTCAACAGATAAGCTTTTAGGCGTCATATTGCTATGTAAAGAATTCGCGAATGCAGCCTCTGCAATGTTTGTAACGGTTATTACAGTTAGGCTTTATGGAGAAGGTCAAATAGCGCTCATGGTCGGAACTTTAGTAACTACATTTTTGATTCTTATTTTTGGCGAGATATCACCTAAAGTTATTGCAGCTTCCAAGCCTGAACGTTTTGCTTTCTTTAGTAGCTACGTGCTCTACCCGCTTTTAAAAATTCTCTATCCCATAGTTATCTTAGTTAACTTTTTTGTATTAACATTTGTAAAAATATTTAATGTGAAGATAGATTTCAATAATAATCTTCATGCAATATCCATGGATGAATTAAGAAGTATTATTTCTGAAGCTGGTCAATTCATTCCCAATCAACATCGCAAAATTTTACTTAATTTATTTGAGCTCGAACGGATAACTGTTGATGATATTATGATTCCTCATACTTCTGTTGAGTCTATCGATTTTGATTTAACTGATGAAGAGGTTATTCAAAAACTGCTTACCTTCCAACACAGTAGAATATTAGTCAAAAAAAATTCACCTGAAAGTATTTTAGGCTTGCTTAATACTCAAAAAATTATCAAACAACTTAATTTGCATGATGCCTTAAATAAAATTACAAAAGATGATTTAAAAACACTCATTTCAGAGCCATACTTTATTCCTTCGGGCACACCTTTATATACCCAAATGCAACACTTTCAAGATAAGCAAGAAAGAGTGGGTTTAATTGTAAATGAGCATGGTGAATTTATTGGGCTATTAAGCCTTGAAGATATCTTAGAAGAAATTGTCGGTGAATTTAACCTAGATTTTCTATCAAAATCATCTAAATTTAGTCAAGATCAAGATGGCGGATGGATTGTAGATGGAAGTGTCGCCATTCGTACACTGAATAAAAAATTGAATCTTCAATTTCCAATTGACGGACCTAAAACACTGAATGGCTTAGTATTAGAATATTTTGAGGATATCCCTGAACCGAACACAAGCTTCAAAATTGCTAATCACACCTTAGAAATTCTTCAATCTCACGATCGCATTGTGAAGAGCATAAAAATCTACCCAATATCGTAA
- the secF gene encoding protein translocase subunit SecF, producing the protein MELFRIKKDIPFMSYGRLTTTISLITFIIAIIFLGLRGLNLGVDFTGGTLMEVSYSHPADIDKIRQVMDKIDLKDATVQNFGTSKDVLIRLPIRQDLSIAQLSEKVSTALLESDKDTKIQRVESVGSQVGEELYANGALALLLVCFGIIAYLALRFEWRFAVAAIIANMHDVIIILGFFAFFQWEFNLTVLAAILAVLGYSVNESVVVFDRVRENFKKMRKASVVEVIDNAITRTMSRTVITHLMTQTMVCSMLFFGGETLHNFSLALTIGILFGIYSSVLVACPVAMWLGVSQRNLSQDQPKENQSQEINP; encoded by the coding sequence ATGGAATTATTTAGAATAAAAAAAGATATCCCTTTCATGAGTTATGGTCGCTTAACCACGACCATTTCTCTCATCACTTTCATTATTGCGATTATCTTCTTAGGCCTGAGAGGTCTTAATCTTGGTGTTGATTTTACTGGCGGCACACTTATGGAAGTCAGTTATAGCCATCCGGCAGATATCGATAAAATTCGTCAAGTAATGGATAAAATTGATCTTAAAGATGCAACGGTGCAAAACTTTGGCACAAGTAAAGATGTTTTGATTCGCTTACCTATTCGACAGGATTTATCGATTGCTCAATTATCAGAAAAAGTATCAACGGCTCTTCTTGAAAGTGACAAAGATACAAAAATACAAAGAGTAGAATCTGTGGGCTCGCAAGTTGGTGAAGAACTTTATGCAAATGGTGCGCTCGCTTTGCTCCTTGTGTGCTTTGGAATTATCGCTTATCTTGCACTGAGATTTGAATGGCGTTTTGCGGTTGCAGCCATCATTGCTAATATGCATGATGTCATTATTATTTTGGGCTTTTTTGCATTTTTTCAATGGGAATTTAACCTCACCGTTCTTGCAGCCATCCTTGCTGTATTAGGCTATTCTGTGAATGAATCTGTTGTTGTTTTTGATCGCGTCAGAGAAAATTTTAAAAAAATGAGAAAAGCAAGTGTGGTCGAAGTCATTGATAACGCGATCACAAGAACAATGTCACGCACTGTGATTACCCATCTTATGACACAAACTATGGTGTGCTCAATGCTATTCTTTGGTGGAGAAACCCTTCATAACTTCTCACTTGCTTTAACGATTGGTATTTTATTTGGCATTTATTCGTCAGTACTTGTAGCATGTCCGGTTGCAATGTGGCTTGGTGTATCTCAGCGCAATCTCAGTCAAGATCAACCTAAAGAAAATCAGTCACAAGAAATTAATCCTTAA